One Artemia franciscana chromosome 7, ASM3288406v1, whole genome shotgun sequence DNA segment encodes these proteins:
- the LOC136028677 gene encoding uncharacterized protein LOC136028677 — protein sequence MKEAEKIAVPQERIHIKTRKSIWAADPELKNFKNKAKLWLRTWVDCGRPITGSVADIKQKTKNDYKKYLKSIRYKGMESPASKKDRSKLMNSEKLDKSDLYNSDSISSSTWYVYYSGIKSKINFFVQSHYSWLLSKILPPSLHQGHIIPGSVTAVENAIKQLKSSSIDIDGISVNNINPECVVLLFHLQLLFQMCLTSSLVPDSFLCGIVTSILKRGKLPSQCSSYRPITTTCNLSKILEYILIPHLNENINFGSNQFGFQAGIGCHSQAFFPF from the coding sequence atgaaagaagctgaaaaaatcGCTGTTCCCCAGGAACGTATTCATATAAAAACGCGGAAATCTATATGGGCTGCCGATCctgaattaaagaattttaaaaataaggcaaaactttGGCTTCGAACTTGGGTTGATTGTGGTAGACCTATAACGGGGTCTGTTGCGGATATAaagcagaaaacaaagaatgattATAAAAAGTACCTTAAATCTATTCGTTATAAGGGTATGGAATCTCCAGCCTCTAAAAAGGATAGGTCTAAATTGATGAATTCTGAGAAGCTGGATAAAAGTGATCTTTATAATAGTGATTCGATTTCTAGTTCAACTTGGTATGTTTACTATTCGGGAATTaaatccaaaattaattttttcgtgCAGTCACATTATTCTTGgttactttctaaaattctaCCGCCTTCACTTCATCAGGGCCATATTATTCCAGGATCAGTAACTGctgttgaaaatgcaattaagcAATTGAAATCTTCATCCATTGATATTGATGGTATTAgcgtaaataatataaatccagagtgtgttgttcttttatttcatttgcagttGTTGTTCCAAATGTGTTTAACATCTTCTCTTGTTCCGGATAGCTTTCTTTGTGGAATTGTCACCTCAATTCTAAAGCGGGGAAAACTCCCTTCTCAATGTTCATCTTATCGCCCTATAACCACTACGTGTAACttgagtaaaatccttgaatatattttaattcctcatttaaatgaaaatataaatttcggatCAAATCAATTTGGGTTTCAAGCTGGTATTGGTTGTCACAGTCAAgctttctttcctttttaa